Sequence from the uncultured Flavobacterium sp. genome:
TGTGAGATTACTGTTGATCCGGTAGTTCTAAGCCATATTTTTCTTTCTCCGGTTCGTCTTTTGAAAAACCAAAATATCCAAACGTCAATTAATTGAGAAGCCATAAAAGCAATTAAACTTCCGACAATAATCCACATACTTTGTCCAAAAACGGCTTGAAATTGCTCGTCATTTACGGGGCTTATTCCTTTTGCAGCCGGAATAACTATTGCCATAAATAATATTAAAAAAGCGTAGGCAATTAAACAAGCGGTTATAAAAGAGAGTTTTTTTACTCCTTTTTCTCCAAAATATTCATTTATTAAATCTGTTGTAAGGAATACAATTGGCCAGGGTAAAATACCGATACTCATTACAAATGGTCCAATTTGGATTAGTTTTCCCCCAATAAGTTCGGCTACAACAGCATTGGTGATAAAGATTCCTGCTAGAATTACAAAGACAATTTCTCTTCTGGTTTTAAACATATTTTTGGCATAAATGATAATTCAAATTTAAGTTATTTCTTTTGAAGTTGAAGTATGTGTTTGCGAATTGTGTGTTGTGAGATTTATAAATATGGTTTGTTAAACTTTATTTTGATTTCTAATTTTTTGGGTACTTTTGGGTAAAGGAGAACTTGTTTTTCTTTTTTTAATTAACAACACAAAATAAATATCAATTATATCATGAGTGAGACTTCATTAACTGTTGATGAAAAAATAAATGCTAATAATCCATTGCTTCAAAAATGGAATGGTCCATATGGCGGAGTTCCGGCTTTTAACGAATATAAGGTTGCAGATTTTAAACCTGCAATTGAAATAGCAATTGAGGAAAATCTAAATGAATTTGATGCTATTGCAAATAATCTGGAGGCGCCAACATTTGAGAATACAATTGCTGCATTAGAGAATTCGGGGAAAAAGATTGCGCGAATTCATACTGCTTTTGGAATTTATAGTTCAAATATTTATACGTCTGAATTTGGAATTGTAGAAACAGAAATGTCTCCAAAACTGTCTGCTTTAAATGATAAAATGTATCAGAATAAAAAGCTTTTCTCTCGAATTGAGGCTTTATATAATTCGAAGGAAAAAGAGAAATTGAACAGCGAACAGCAACGTTTAATTTGGTTGTATTATACTGATTTTGTTCGTGAAGGAGCTGAATTGGATGATTTAAATAAAGAGAAAGTTGGGAAGATTAATCAGGAATTGGCAACGCTTTTTACAAGATTTAGTCAAAATTTATTAGCGGAAGAAAATAATCAGTTTATTGAACTGAAAGTTGAAGGTGATTTTGATGGTTTGCCTTTAGAAATAAAAAATGCAGCGATTGCTGAAGCAAAAAGCCGCAAGCTTGATGCTTTGGGATGTATCGTTAATACCCGTTCTTCGATAGAACCTTTTTTAACTTTTTCTGATCGTAGGGATTTACGAGAAAAAGCTTTTGAAATTTTTGTAAAACGTGGTGATAATGGTAATGAAAATGATACTAAGCATACGCTTATTACGATTTTGAAATTACGAAGTCAAAAAGCAAAGTTACTTGGTTTTCCTTCTTTTGCACATTGGAGTTTATCGAATAAAATGGCAAAAGATCCTGCAAAAACTTTAGAATTGATGGAATCCGT
This genomic interval carries:
- a CDS encoding queuosine precursor transporter, whose amino-acid sequence is MFKTRREIVFVILAGIFITNAVVAELIGGKLIQIGPFVMSIGILPWPIVFLTTDLINEYFGEKGVKKLSFITACLIAYAFLILFMAIVIPAAKGISPVNDEQFQAVFGQSMWIIVGSLIAFMASQLIDVWIFWFFKRRTGERKIWLRTTGSTVISQLFDSFIVLGIAFWLPGKIDFDTFISSGLTGYIFKLTVAVVLTPAIYAGHHLIKKYLENDPSHKDNENPVE